The Aethina tumida isolate Nest 87 chromosome 6, icAetTumi1.1, whole genome shotgun sequence genome has a segment encoding these proteins:
- the LOC109600146 gene encoding spermine synthase, which produces MSVNTILLDLSVDQTILQSQNDKQLFLVTAETILSKHLPNLTRLIATDSGEWVLRFYQINENATVAIRIYRNGFVTINIEFYTPEDQEPIISFNKCKEIERELRIQVAASQRSQTVPPLKRCHFDRYFPTSDERLIEYDIDKVVFEEQSPFQKVQIVHSQTLGNMLVLDDLQNIAEADLIYTETLMQRGKENYEDKEVVILGGGDGALLYELLKENPREVIMLEIDEVVMKACAKYMRSICSSVLDDYNGPNYKIVVGDCMKMLDQYIEEGRKFDYVFGDLTDVPISEDSSSELWSFIGVILEKSFKVLKPGGKFMTHIIGSVMKDTIKQYQEALDKLQPPVEYTMSSAFVPSFLESWEFCQVSLKQ; this is translated from the exons ATGTCTGTGAACACGATCTTATTGGATTTATCCGTCGACCAGACGATTCTCCAGTCGCAGAACGACAAACAATTATTCTTGGTTACGGCCGAAACGATCCTGAGCAAACACCTGCCGAATTTGACCCGTCTCATAGCCACCGACTCCGGCGAATGGGTCCTGCGGTTCTATCAGATCAACGAGAATGCAACGGTCGCGATCAGGATCTATCGCAACGGTTTCGTTACGATCAACATTGAGTTTTACACCCCCGAGGATCAGGAGCCGATCATCAGTTTTAAT AAGTGCAAAGAGATCGAACGGGAGCTGAGGATCCAGGTGGCTGCGTCGCAACGCAGCCAAACGGTGCCGCCGCTGAAGAGATGCCATTTCGACCGGTACTTCCCCACGTCAG ATGAAAGATTGATTGAATACGACATAGATAAAGTGGTGTTCGAAGAACAATCCCCGTTCCAAAAGGTGCAAATCGTTCATTCGCAAACCCTGGGCAACATGCTGGTACTGGACGACTTACAAA ATATCGCCGAGGCAGATCTAATTTACACCGAAACGCTAATGCAAAGGGGCAAGGAGAATTACGAGGACAAAGAAGTGGTGATTTTGGGCGGTGGGGACGGCGCCCTACTCTACGAATTGTTGAAGGAGAATCCCAGGGAAGTGATCATGTTGGAAATCGACGAAGTGGTCATGAAAGCTTGTGCGAAATACATGCGATCCATTTGCAGCAGCGTTTTGGACGACTACAATGGTCCCAACTACAAA ATTGTCGTCGGTGACTGTATGAAAATGCTAGACCAATACATTGAAGAGGGCAGGAAATTCGATTATGTTTTTGGTGATTTGACTGATGTTCCTATATCAGAGGACTCCTCGAGTGAATTGTGGTCTTTTATTGGCGTTATACTTGAGAAATCTTTTAAAGTACTGAAGCCTGGTGGAAAATTCATGAcacat ATCATCGGTTCAGTCATGAAAgacacaataaaacaatatcagGAAGCTTTAGATAAACTTCAACCACCAGTCGAGTATACAATGTCCAGTGCTTTTGTTCCATCATTCCTCGAATCTTGGGAGTTCTGTCAAGTCTCCTTGAAACAATAG
- the LOC109600189 gene encoding ATP-dependent DNA helicase Q5 produces MEEKRIFETLKKHFGFDKFKSKLQEKAVLEICQRRDDVYVSMPTGSGKSLCYQLPALLYEKKVTIVFSPLLALIKDQIDHLVALKIRAASLNSKTPAGEKNKIISDLKSTSPNLKLLYITPEQAATKNFKELFNNLVKFDKISFIVVDEAHCVSQWGHDFRPEYLKLGELREGCKVPYIALTATAGAEVTKDIVESLKLSKTHKKFKTSCFRENLFYDVFYQNTLENPYVHLKTFIVKCLNKSQEQDLPKEQKSCGIIYCRTREQTEILSHKLNEMGVKSLCYHAGLKNKERLEYQDSWYGGDVPVICATISFGMGVDKASVRFVIHWGVPKDPASYYQESGRAGRDGKKSHCRIYYNKSDSKAVEFHLVQDLGKAKENKARRLKAENACKGFQKIVNFCENPTECRHKLFSKHFGENLKDCKKMCDYCKDKKEVEKMAEHFITKSIQFNSTPSNIVADCSDLYEGGRQGIRQNSKAYDDDSDDGESYGSFEREERARKESNDLIRKQFALRRNPQEVSQETVDKLFAKNSRVKAASVTSSKVKGLTLVLREQYVNKILDVLYANYTECEKNPIYDKKDIEDCSIDLEYSVFTVNTTITMYRNAIAKLIASIKKSTAGNAVYERIGSFEARAPQHKTLGDLFRNIKKERLVKGSDAGGFQTALEVLKKEEVKEEAEQVEEPAGGFTSALEAYQQQKQEVKADEVTDTNSGQELKEDKVTDVEEEMTMNKNKDLRSLFGDDSDTDDKDLKGKKRKVEDDKGMEKKRRRHNEENNGEKKVVADSKKPKRLKKTEIGGLVVKLLTPAYVERRFESRDVFKSTARNISHALVDKDEKEIKEYVESFLSKNEAITSQTKL; encoded by the exons ATGGAAGAAAAACGCATTTTCGAAACGTTAAAAAAGCATTTCGGCTTTGACAAGTTCAAGTCAAAGCTGCAGGAAAAAGCAGTGCTTGAAATATGCCAGA GACGAGACGACGTTTACGTTTCAATGCCGACCGGTTCGGGCAAATCGTTGTGCTATCAACTGCCGGCGTTGCTCTACGAGAAGAAAGTGACAATCGTGTTCTCGCCCCTCCTGGCCCTCATCAAAGATCAAATCGATCACTTAGTTGCATTGAAAATCCGTGCCGCCTCACTTAACTCCAAAACGCCGGCGGgcgaaaaaaacaaaattatttcagaCTTGAAGTCGACGTCCCCAAATTTGAAGTTGCTGTACATCACCCCCGAACAAGCAGCCACTAAAAACTTCAAAGAGttgttcaataatttagttaagtttgataaaatttccTTTATTGTGGTGGATGAAGCGCATTGTGTCAGTCAGTGGGGTCACGATTTCCGACCTGAGTATTTGAAACTTGGGGAGTTAAGAGAGGGTTGTAAAGTACCATACATTGCCTTAACTGCCACAGCTGGAGCAGAA GTAACAAAAGATATAGTGGAAAGCCTGAAGCTTTCAAAAACGCACAAAAAGTTCAAGACATCTTGTTTCAGAGAAAACTTATTTTACGACGTGTTTTACCAGAACACCCTAGAAAACCCTTACGTACATCTCAAAACGTTCATAGTGAAATGCCTGAATAAATCCCAAGAGCAGGACTTGCCCAAGGAACAAAAATCGTGCGGGATTATTTACTGCAGGACAAGAGAACAAACTGAAATTCTCTCACACAAGCTTAACGAAATGGGCGTGAAAAGTTTATGCTATCATGCTGGTTTGAAGAACAAGGAACGACTTGAATATCAGGACTCTTGGTATGGAGGCGACGTGCCTGTAATTTGTGCCACCATTAGCTTTGGAATGGGTGTTGACAAAGCTTCTGTTAG GTTTGTGATTCATTGGGGAGTTCCAAAAGATCCTGCATCCTATTATCAAGAATCTGGACGAGCGGGACGTGATGGCAAAAAATCACACTGTcgcatttattacaataaaagcGATTCAAAAGCTGTCGAATTCCACCTTGTACAAGACTTGGGGAAGGCAAAAGAGAACAAAGCGAGACGTTTGAAGGCGGAGAACGCCTGTAAAGGCTTCCAGAAAATCGTAAACTTCTGCGAGAATCCAAC aGAGTGTAGGCATAAATTGTTCAGCAAACATTTCGGTGAGAATCTGAAagattgtaaaaaaatgtgcGACTATTGCAAGGATAAAAAAGAAGTGGAAAAAATGGCtgaacattttataacaaaaagcATACAATTCAACAGCACACCCTCTAACATTGTCGCAGATTGTTCAGATCTATATGAAGGCGGGCGACAAGGAATTAGACA AAATTCAAAAGCATACGACGACGATTCGGATGACGGAGAAAGTTATGGCAGTTTCGAACGTGAGGAACGTGCCCGGAAAGAATCCAATGACTTGATTAGAAAACAATTCGCCCTCAGGAGAAACCCAcag gAGGTGTCCCAGGAAACTGTGGACAAACTGTTTGCTAAAAATTCAAGAGTGAAGGCTGCCTCAGTCACATCCAGCAAAGTTAAAGGTTTGACCCTTGTGCTCAGGGAACAATATGTCAACAAAATCTTGGATGTTTTGTATGCTAATTATACAGAGTGTGagaaaaatccaatttatgataaaaaggATATTGAGGATTGTTCTATTGATTTGGAATATTCCGTTTTTACGGTAAACACGACGATTACTATGTACCGAAATGCCATTGCCAAACTT ATCGCGAGCATAAAAAAGAGCACCGCCGGCAATGCGGTGTACGAGCGGATCGGCAGCTTCGAGGCGCGCGCCCCCCAGCACAAGACGCTAGGTGACCTGTTCCGCAACATCAAGAAAGAGCGGCTGGTGAAGGGGTCCGATGCGGGCGGCTTTCAAACGGCCCTCGAGGTTCTGAAGAAAGAGGAGGTCAAGGAGGAGGCGGAGCAAGTCGAAGAACCTGCGGGCGGCTTCACGAGTGCTTTGGAGGCTTACCAACAACAAAAACAGGAGGTCAAAGCTGATGAGGTAACAGACACAAACAGTGGTCAAGAGTTGAAGGAGGATAAGGTCACAGATGTGGAGGAAGAGATGACGATGAACAAGAACAAGGACTTGAGGTCGCTGTTTGGGGACGACTCCGACACGGACGACAAGGATTTGAAGGGTAAGAAGAGGAAGGTGGAAGATGACAAAGGGATGGAGAAGAAACGTAGGCGTCACAACGAAGAAAACAACGGGGAGAAAAAGGTGGTGGCGGACTCTAAAAAGCCAAAACGATTGAAGAAGACGGAAATTGGAGGTCTTGTTGTTAAACTGTTGACGCCAGCATACGTCGAACGACGATTTGAGTCCAGAGATGTTTTTAAAAGCACCGCCAGAAATATTTCACACGCTCTGGTCGATAAAG atgagaaagaaataaaagaatatgtgGAGAGCTTCCTAAGCAAAAACGAAGCCATAACATCGCAAACAAAACTCTGA
- the LOC109600190 gene encoding Friend leukemia integration 1 transcription factor isoform X1, with protein MNHCSISGLIRFDFVCRLKIGHLKSNTEMALQAAEIPVRYGTESRLSYTSYTDVEDNLPKDPRTWSREHVARWLDHVTSQHGLPQVSTSKFLMNGKALCLMSPGMFLSRVPVGGKLLYKDFQLRLCSALYNSN; from the exons atgaatCACTGCTCGATTAGTGGGTTAATTCGATTCGATTTCGTTTGCAGACTCAAAATAGGCCATCTAAAGTCGAACACAGAAATGGCTCTTCAGGCTGCTGAAATTCCGGTCCGGTACGGAACCGAATCCAGGTTGTCCTACACCTCTTACACCGACGTCGAGGACAATCTTCCCAAAG ATCCCCGCACGTGGAGCAGGGAGCATGTGGCACGTTGGCTGGACCACGTGACCAGCCAGCACGGCTTACCCCAAGTGTCCACCTCCAAGTTCCTCATGAACGGCAAGGCGTTGTGTCTGATGTCCCCGGGGATGTTTCTGTCTCGCGTCCCTGTGGGGGGCAAGTTATTGTACAAAGATTTCCAACTGAGGCTCTGCAGCGCACTTTacaattccaattaa
- the LOC109600190 gene encoding transcription factor ETV7 isoform X2 has translation MALQAAEIPVRYGTESRLSYTSYTDVEDNLPKDPRTWSREHVARWLDHVTSQHGLPQVSTSKFLMNGKALCLMSPGMFLSRVPVGGKLLYKDFQLRLCSALYNSN, from the exons ATGGCTCTTCAGGCTGCTGAAATTCCGGTCCGGTACGGAACCGAATCCAGGTTGTCCTACACCTCTTACACCGACGTCGAGGACAATCTTCCCAAAG ATCCCCGCACGTGGAGCAGGGAGCATGTGGCACGTTGGCTGGACCACGTGACCAGCCAGCACGGCTTACCCCAAGTGTCCACCTCCAAGTTCCTCATGAACGGCAAGGCGTTGTGTCTGATGTCCCCGGGGATGTTTCTGTCTCGCGTCCCTGTGGGGGGCAAGTTATTGTACAAAGATTTCCAACTGAGGCTCTGCAGCGCACTTTacaattccaattaa
- the LOC109600161 gene encoding extracellular serine/threonine protein kinase four-jointed — protein sequence MLPYTNLDKNPPSRATTWVRHLCVVSVLCAFAVGLTIGVFIPLVYLRTNTSSVKEEPNSTVIRGIFLNNSYSRFPSVSFPRQQLQQQQQPQQPQEPSALAHLIQQDVFWGGTVEAALPEGYRSKKHTLWSSYLQTAEAVKMETGCGRMQNRLVTFRDGVKGCVRYRQNTDQIQGELFSFYLARVLNLPNLAPSAISVVDLKSKLWQKLRNEIAAAQWNSNRPIVLTQYISDLNPANIPGVFRPVDRHLNKLDVLNMTRNPLVDDSALIKELVELAQWSDLIVFDYLTANLDRIVNNLYNFQWNANIMEAPAHNLARKTDSDLLIFLDNESGLLHGYRLLKKYEVYHSILLENLCVFRRSTAETIAELRTRGNVGDLLKTMFESENDETIKDVLPTIPDKSVKILNERIERVHDQISKCQSVYGNT from the coding sequence ATGTTGCCCTACACGAACCTGGACAAGAACCCACCCTCGAGGGCCACCACGTGGGTCAGGCATCTGTGCGTGGTCAGTGTGTTGTGCGCGTTCGCCGTCGGACTCACCATCGGCGTCTTCATTCCCCTCGTTTACCTCAGAACCAACACCAGCAGCGTCAAGGAGGAGCCCAACAGCACCGTGATCCGGGGCATCTTCCTCAACAACAGCTACAGCCGCTTCCCCAGCGTCAGCTTCCCCAGGCAGCAGctgcagcagcagcagcagccgCAGCAGCCGCAGGAGCCGTCCGCCCTCGCGCACTTGATCCAGCAGGATGTGTTCTGGGGCGGGACGGTGGAGGCGGCGCTGCCCGAAGGCTACAGGAGCAAAAAGCACACGCTGTGGTCGTCGTACCTGCAAACGGCGGAGGCCGTCAAAATGGAGACGGGCTGCGGCAGGATGCAGAACAGATTGGTCACCTTCAGGGACGGGGTGAAGGGCTGCGTCCGCTACAGACAGAACACCGACCAAATCCAAGGGGAGCTGTTCAGTTTCTACTTAGCCAGAGTGTTGAACTTGCCCAATCTGGCGCCCAGCGCCATAAGTGTCGTGGACTTGAAGTCGAAGCTGTGGCAGAAGCTGCGCAACGAAATTGCGGCGGCGCAGTGGAACTCGAACCGCCCCATCGTGCTCACCCAGTACATCTCCGACCTGAACCCCGCCAACATTCCGGGCGTGTTCAGACCGGTGGACAGACATCTGAACAAGCTGGACGTGCTCAACATGACCAGGAACCCGCTGGTGGACGACTCCGCGCTGATCAAGGAGCTGGTGGAGCTGGCCCAGTGGTCCGATCTGATAGTGTTCGACTACCTGACCGCCAACCTGGACAGGATCGTGAACAACCTGTACAACTTCCAGTGGAACGCCAACATCATGGAGGCCCCGGCCCACAACCTGGCCCGGAAGACCGACAGCGACCTGCTCATCTTCCTGGACAACGAGTCGGGACTGCTGCACGGGTACCGGCTGCTGAAGAAGTACGAGGTGTACCACTCGATCCTGCTGGAGAATCTGTGCGTGTTCAGGAGGTCGACCGCGGAAACGATAGCGGAGCTGAGGACGCGCGGCAACGTCGGCGATTTACTGAAAACGATGTTCGAAAGTGAAAACGACGAAACGATTAAGGACGTGCTGCCCACGATCCCGGACAAGAGCGTCAAGATCCTGAACGAGAGGATCGAACGTGTCCACGACCAAATTAGCAAGTGCCAATCGGTTTACGGCAACACTTAA